The sequence below is a genomic window from Pyrobaculum sp. 3827-6.
TGACAATTCCGGCGGAGCTGGTCAGCTAATCAAGCCTTCGCCACCTGTCGGCCGTTCCCATGTTCATCACAGCCGCAGATCCTCTTGTAGAGGTGGGGCTTTCTGAGATTTAAAACTGGCACCGTCCTCCTCGCCTCCTCCACCAGGCTGGGGTCGACCTCCACTACTCTAAACCTCTCGCCTATCCCCAGCTCGGCCTCCACCACGCCGAAGGGGTTGACCACCAGCGAGCGGCCGGTGAAGCGCTGGCTGTACGACGCGGCCACCGCCACGTATACGCCGTTCTCGACGGCTCGGGCCCGCGCCAGGACGTGGAGGGTCTCCTCCTTCAGAGGACCCGAGTACCACGCGGCGGGGACCGCCACCAGCTGGGCGCCCCCCAGGGCCAGCTCTCTAAACACCTCGGGGAACCTCAGCTCGAAGCACACGGCGAAGCCCACCTTTACCCCCCTCACGTCGTATATCTGAGAGAGCTCGGCGCCCGGCTCCACCACGTCGGACTCCCTGTAGCCGTATGCGTCGAAGAGGTGGGTTTTTCTATAGAGGCCGACGACCCCGCCGCCGGGCTCCACGAGCACGGTTGTGTTGTACACCCTCGGCCGCGGCCCCCTTTCGAGAAACGCGCCGGCCACGTAGGCCCCGGTCTCCGCGGCGATTTTGGCCAGCCCCTCGGCGAATTTATCCAGCGCCGAGGCGTTGCTCCACACCTCCTCCGGCCCCATCCCCGTGGGGTCGAAGAGGGAGTACTCCGGCAAGACGATTAGGTCAGCCCTGGCCCCAGCCACCATGTCCACAACCTTCTCCACAGGCCCCGGCGCCCTCTGCACAATCCCAAGCCTAAACATGTCGGTTTAAAAAAGCCTTTTTTAAAAGCTATAGATCCAGCACCAGGCCGGCCCCGCCCTGCCTCGCGACGCCGGGCAACGCCGCCTGAAGCGCGGCGATGCCAGAAATGCCGGTGCAGTGCGTGCCCACCACTAGGCCTGGGCTCCTCTTCTTTAGGTACTCCGCGACTTCGCGAATTCTGGCTTCTGGAAGGCCCATGAAGTGGAGGCCGCCGATTATGGCATAGAGCCTCTCCGCCCCGGTCACCTCCAGGCCGTACTCCACGATGTTCTCAACCCCCGCGTGGCCGCAACCGGTCAACGCGACCAGCCCGCGGGGGTGCTTAACGTAGAGAGCCATGTCGTCCGGGACGAGATCCGCCACGGCGCCAGTGTGGCTCGGCCCCCAGCGCCTCGGGATCTCCCCCGAGGCCCAGATCCCCTCCGCCACCTTGTACGGCTCTTTTATCAAGATTAGCTTAGCGCCCCTCGACTCTAGAAAGTCTTTTGTAAAGTCGACGCCTATCTC
It includes:
- a CDS encoding carbon-nitrogen hydrolase family protein; protein product: MFRLGIVQRAPGPVEKVVDMVAGARADLIVLPEYSLFDPTGMGPEEVWSNASALDKFAEGLAKIAAETGAYVAGAFLERGPRPRVYNTTVLVEPGGGVVGLYRKTHLFDAYGYRESDVVEPGAELSQIYDVRGVKVGFAVCFELRFPEVFRELALGGAQLVAVPAAWYSGPLKEETLHVLARARAVENGVYVAVAASYSQRFTGRSLVVNPFGVVEAELGIGERFRVVEVDPSLVEEARRTVPVLNLRKPHLYKRICGCDEHGNGRQVAKA
- a CDS encoding MBL fold metallo-hydrolase produces the protein MRVAVLVDNYLTNLTSLRLRILAEWGFAAYLYDYKILYDTGLSGRALLNNMHALGIRPDEPEVLVLSHRHIDHTGGLKDLLRARSRPLTIIAHENLFTKAYAKDDMGEVEIGVDFTKDFLESRGAKLILIKEPYKVAEGIWASGEIPRRWGPSHTGAVADLVPDDMALYVKHPRGLVALTGCGHAGVENIVEYGLEVTGAERLYAIIGGLHFMGLPEARIREVAEYLKKRSPGLVVGTHCTGISGIAALQAALPGVARQGGAGLVLDL